From the genome of Caldalkalibacillus thermarum:
GTTTCCGGTTGAGAGAAAAGAGCCCCACCGTGATCAACAGTCTGTTTGGCGCTATACCCATCAAGCGGAACTATTACTTTGATCAGAAAGCGCATGAATCTGTCTATCTATTGGACCGCTATTTAGAATTTGAAGGCCGC
Proteins encoded in this window:
- a CDS encoding UPF0236 family transposase-like protein; the encoded protein is MWRICQSFFIEIMKRILEDLDAQIAQERDTQRFRLREKSPTVINSLFGAIPIKRNYYFDQKAHESVYLLDRYLEFEGR